The Longimicrobium sp. region GTACACCCCCGTCCGCGTCACGCGGGGCGCCGCGGTAGCACGAATGGTGCCCGCCCAGCCTCAGATACGACGCCTGGCACAACGCCGGATCCGCCCGCCGTGTGACGACCGCCGCCGCCCCTCAGCCGTGGTGGCGCCTCGCGAACTGCCGCGCGTAGTAGCTGATCACCATGTCCGCCCCGGCCCGCTTGATGGAGGTGAGCGCCTCCACGTGGGCGCGGTCGCCGTCGATCCACCCGCGCTCCGCCGCGGCCACGATCATGGCGTACTCGCCGGAAACGTGGTAGGCGCACACGGGGTAGCCGGTTTCCGCCTTGACGCGGTGGATGACGTCCAGGTACGCCAGGGCGGGCTTCACCATCACGATGTCCGCCCCCTCGTCCACGTCCAGCCGGGCCTCGCGCAGCGCCTCCAGCACGTTGCCGGGGTCCATCTGCGCCGTGCGCCGGTCGCCGAAGGTGGGGGCGCTCTCCGCCACGTCGCGAAAGGGGCCGTAGAAGGCGGAGGCGTACTTGGCCGAGTACGCCATGATCGCCACCCCCGTATGCCCCGCCTCGTCGAGCGCCGCGCGGATCGCCCCCACGCGCCCGTCCATCATGTCCGACGGCGCCACCACGTCGGCGCCGGCGTCCGCGTGCGCCACCGCCATCCGCGCGAGGAGGGGGACGGTGGCGTCGTTGTCCACGTCGCCGCCCTGGATCACGCCGCAATGGCCGTGGCTGGTGTACTCGCACAGGCACACGTCGGTCATCACCAGCAGCCCGGGAAGCTCGCGCTTGAGCCGCCGCACCACCTGCGACACCACGTTGTCCGG contains the following coding sequences:
- the hemB gene encoding porphobilinogen synthase, with the protein product MPSFPSHRPRRLRRSETIRSLVRETSLHPSDLILPLFVVPGEGVRRPIGSMAGVEQTSADELLRDAEEALRLGIGGVLLFGIPEHKDETGSSGYGPDNVVSQVVRRLKRELPGLLVMTDVCLCEYTSHGHCGVIQGGDVDNDATVPLLARMAVAHADAGADVVAPSDMMDGRVGAIRAALDEAGHTGVAIMAYSAKYASAFYGPFRDVAESAPTFGDRRTAQMDPGNVLEALREARLDVDEGADIVMVKPALAYLDVIHRVKAETGYPVCAYHVSGEYAMIVAAAERGWIDGDRAHVEALTSIKRAGADMVISYYARQFARRHHG